The following coding sequences lie in one Ictalurus punctatus breed USDA103 chromosome 16, Coco_2.0, whole genome shotgun sequence genomic window:
- the proser1 gene encoding proline and serine-rich protein 1 isoform X3, which yields MDKKSFDIVLDEIRKCVLTDQRIKAIEQVHGYFSSEQVIDILKYFSWAEPQVKAVKAFQHKMVAIPTTKVANILNTFTFSKDKLVVLELIALNISDAHNYVPVEEQFRTHVAEKKRARRILEQVCKVGCKAPVAMVSSCGMIPGNPYPKGKPSQVTGSFPVSATIKGLPPRKEGEEVSTEGKGIANRIIGPSKPSPSSYNPHRPIPYPIPPCRPHATIAPTYARPASLQNTASGLCAASTVSPTSSAPPTPVSSQPQPTTPVTPVFPGVVSSQSPVTPSFSVIKSPPLPAGSPQVTPNPTDHSTPSGLPPSGRNTPSVIRSHTPSGTPGIPPPPYGTSRSGTPSGILTPKGAADPSQSLALSSSKGFLPSVEPQSTPNNPKCSNNSVIRSYTTGGAPPGRSTPIQVMGTPSPKPSSGTSQTSTANPALYSDQTLSSAVQHGGGSGSNSPVPSAFKGPSSRSGTPSLSSLMMPNTAALARSLGLSHSAASPLGSLASQSGGSPATPFQGISPFPTLSTASPLTGAQSSMHSSVSSAPPTPSIAYCDPTGASSPSPFGLGLTTSPSMIPGLAPGQSHAFPGFGGSGPPAAGSPVLSSFMGLPCASSSVATVAPLQAAAVAAAAGVPSTSPVLPGFASAFSSNFNPTLVGQPGGALQAPGGAAFPGLLSFPAGVPGFSSAASPAALSGLHNPAVQSALLQAHSASALESFPPQPNGFGSYPAGTPFPPPAAGTPFPLQPGLHPQLGWQ from the exons ATGGATAAGAAATCGTTTGACATCGTTTTGGATGAAATAAGAAAG tGTGTTTTGACAGATCAGCGGATTAAAGCAATCGAGCAGGTTCATGGATATTTCTCCAGTGAACAG GTGATCGACATTCTGAAATACTTCTCCTGGGCAGAGCCTCAGGTGAAGGCAGTGAAAGCGTTTCAACAT AAAATGGTGGCCATCCCTACAACCAAGGTTGCAAACATCTTGAACACTTTCACATTCTCGAAAGACAAGCTCGTAGTGCTGGAGCTTATAGCTCT GAATATATCTGATGCCCATAATTACGTACCAGTGGAGGAACAGTTCCGCACTCACGTGGCAGAGAAGAAACGTGCACGACGTATTCTCGAGCAG GTGTGTAAGGTTGGATGTAAAGCCCCGGTAGCAATGGTTTCCTCCTGTGGAATGATCCCTGGGAACCCTTATCCTAAAGGCAAACCCAGCCAGGTCACTGGAAGCTTTCCTGTGAGTGCTACTATCAAG GGATTGCCTCCTAGAAAGGAAGGAGAGGAGGTGAGTACAGAAGGAAAAGGGATCGCAAACCGCATCATTGGACCCAGCAAACCA tctCCATCGTCCTACAATCCGCACAGGCCTATACCTTACCCGATTCCTCCCTGCAGGCCGCACGCCACCATTGCACCAA CTTATGCTCGACCTGCCAGTCTACAGAATACTGCCTCCGGTCTCTGTGCTGCCTCAACTGTCTCACCTACCAGTTCGGCTCCTCCTACCCCCGTCAGCTCACAGCCTCAACCCACCACTCCAGTTACCCCCGTTTTCCCTGGTGTGGTCTCTTCTCAGAGTCCTGTTACCCCATCTTTCTCAGTTATCAAAAGCCCTCCTTTGCCTGCTGGCTCTCCTCAGGTTACACCAAACCCCACTGATCATAGCACTCCCTCTGGCCTACCACCTTCTGGCAGGAACACTCCCTCAGTTATCCGATCTCACACCCCTTCCGGCACACCCGGTATACCCCCGCCACCTTATGGGACGTCCCGCTCGGGAACACCTTCAGGCATTCTCACTCCCAAGGGGGCAGCAGATCCTTCTCAGAGTTTAGCACTTTCCTCCTCCAAGGGCTTTCTGCCTTCTGTTGAGCCCCAGTCAACTCCTAATAATCCAAAATGCTCCAACAATTCGGTCATTCGCAGTTACACAACCGGAGGAGCACCACCTGGACGTTCCACTCCTATACAGGTAATGGGTACACCCAGTCCGAAACCATCCTCTGGCACATCCCAGACTAGCACAGCTAACCCTGCCTTGTATAGCGACCAAACCTTAAGCTCAGCGGTCCAGCACGGTGGAGGGAGTGGCAGTAACAGTCCAGTCCCCTCTGCCTTCAAAGGGCCATCATCCAGGTCGGGCACACCCTCACTCAGCTCACTAATGATGCCCAACACTGCTGCCCTGGCTCGCTCACTGGGTCTGAGCCACAGTGCAGCCTCTCCTCTGGGCAGTCTAGCCTCCCAGTCTGGAGGCAGTCCTGCAACGCCATTCCAAGGCATCTCTCCCTTTCCTACACTGtccacagcatcacctctaacTGGAGCTCAATCATCCATGCACTCTTCAGTTTCTTCTGCTCCACCAACGCCTTCCATTGCATACTGTGACCCCACTGGGGCCTCCTCTCCTTCCCCCTTTGGCCTTGGACTCACCACATCCCCCTCCATGATCCCAGGCTTGGCCCCAGGGCAGAGCCATGCCTTCCCTGGGTTTGGGGGTTCTGGTCCTCCAGCAGCAGGCAGTCCTGTGCTTTCTTCTTTTATGGGGCTCCCATGTGCCTCTTCCTCAGTGGCCACAGTGGCTCCTCTCCAAGCAGCTGCagtggcagcagcagcaggtgtCCCCTCCACCTCACCTGTGCTTCCTGGCTTTGCCTCTGCATTTAGCTCTAACTTCAACCCCACATTGGTGGGCCAACCAGG TGGTGCTCTTCAGGCCCCAGGAGGGGCTGCCTTCCCTGGATTGTTGTCATTTCCTGCAGGAGTTCCTGGTTTTTCCTCCGCTGCGTCTCCTGCAGCTCTCTCAGGCCTCCATAACCCGGCTGTACAGTCGGCTTTGCTGCAG GCTCATTCTGCATCAGCGTTGGAAAGCTTTCCTCCTCAACCTAATGGTTTTGGCAGCTATCCTGCAGGGACTCCATTCCCCCCTCCAGCTGCAGGAACCCCCTTTCCCCTTCAGCCCGGTCTGCACCCGCAGCTGGGGTGGCAATAA
- the proser1 gene encoding proline and serine-rich protein 1 isoform X1, producing the protein MDKKSFDIVLDEIRKCVLTDQRIKAIEQVHGYFSSEQVIDILKYFSWAEPQVKAVKAFQHKMVAIPTTKVANILNTFTFSKDKLVVLELIALNISDAHNYVPVEEQFRTHVAEKKRARRILEQVCKVGCKAPVAMVSSCGMIPGNPYPKGKPSQVTGSFPVSATIKGLPPRKEGEEVSTEGKGIANRIIGPSKPSPSSYNPHRPIPYPIPPCRPHATIAPSAYNNAGLMSVGGVITANVPPPPYTATPKSAAYARPASLQNTASGLCAASTVSPTSSAPPTPVSSQPQPTTPVTPVFPGVVSSQSPVTPSFSVIKSPPLPAGSPQVTPNPTDHSTPSGLPPSGRNTPSVIRSHTPSGTPGIPPPPYGTSRSGTPSGILTPKGAADPSQSLALSSSKGFLPSVEPQSTPNNPKCSNNSVIRSYTTGGAPPGRSTPIQVMGTPSPKPSSGTSQTSTANPALYSDQTLSSAVQHGGGSGSNSPVPSAFKGPSSRSGTPSLSSLMMPNTAALARSLGLSHSAASPLGSLASQSGGSPATPFQGISPFPTLSTASPLTGAQSSMHSSVSSAPPTPSIAYCDPTGASSPSPFGLGLTTSPSMIPGLAPGQSHAFPGFGGSGPPAAGSPVLSSFMGLPCASSSVATVAPLQAAAVAAAAGVPSTSPVLPGFASAFSSNFNPTLVGQPGGALQAPGGAAFPGLLSFPAGVPGFSSAASPAALSGLHNPAVQSALLQAHSASALESFPPQPNGFGSYPAGTPFPPPAAGTPFPLQPGLHPQLGWQ; encoded by the exons ATGGATAAGAAATCGTTTGACATCGTTTTGGATGAAATAAGAAAG tGTGTTTTGACAGATCAGCGGATTAAAGCAATCGAGCAGGTTCATGGATATTTCTCCAGTGAACAG GTGATCGACATTCTGAAATACTTCTCCTGGGCAGAGCCTCAGGTGAAGGCAGTGAAAGCGTTTCAACAT AAAATGGTGGCCATCCCTACAACCAAGGTTGCAAACATCTTGAACACTTTCACATTCTCGAAAGACAAGCTCGTAGTGCTGGAGCTTATAGCTCT GAATATATCTGATGCCCATAATTACGTACCAGTGGAGGAACAGTTCCGCACTCACGTGGCAGAGAAGAAACGTGCACGACGTATTCTCGAGCAG GTGTGTAAGGTTGGATGTAAAGCCCCGGTAGCAATGGTTTCCTCCTGTGGAATGATCCCTGGGAACCCTTATCCTAAAGGCAAACCCAGCCAGGTCACTGGAAGCTTTCCTGTGAGTGCTACTATCAAG GGATTGCCTCCTAGAAAGGAAGGAGAGGAGGTGAGTACAGAAGGAAAAGGGATCGCAAACCGCATCATTGGACCCAGCAAACCA tctCCATCGTCCTACAATCCGCACAGGCCTATACCTTACCCGATTCCTCCCTGCAGGCCGCACGCCACCATTGCACCAA GTGCGTACAACAACGCAGGCCTGATGTCAGTGGGTGGGGTCATTACAGCAAATGTGCCCCCTCCACCCTACACTGCCACTCCAAAGTCAGCAG CTTATGCTCGACCTGCCAGTCTACAGAATACTGCCTCCGGTCTCTGTGCTGCCTCAACTGTCTCACCTACCAGTTCGGCTCCTCCTACCCCCGTCAGCTCACAGCCTCAACCCACCACTCCAGTTACCCCCGTTTTCCCTGGTGTGGTCTCTTCTCAGAGTCCTGTTACCCCATCTTTCTCAGTTATCAAAAGCCCTCCTTTGCCTGCTGGCTCTCCTCAGGTTACACCAAACCCCACTGATCATAGCACTCCCTCTGGCCTACCACCTTCTGGCAGGAACACTCCCTCAGTTATCCGATCTCACACCCCTTCCGGCACACCCGGTATACCCCCGCCACCTTATGGGACGTCCCGCTCGGGAACACCTTCAGGCATTCTCACTCCCAAGGGGGCAGCAGATCCTTCTCAGAGTTTAGCACTTTCCTCCTCCAAGGGCTTTCTGCCTTCTGTTGAGCCCCAGTCAACTCCTAATAATCCAAAATGCTCCAACAATTCGGTCATTCGCAGTTACACAACCGGAGGAGCACCACCTGGACGTTCCACTCCTATACAGGTAATGGGTACACCCAGTCCGAAACCATCCTCTGGCACATCCCAGACTAGCACAGCTAACCCTGCCTTGTATAGCGACCAAACCTTAAGCTCAGCGGTCCAGCACGGTGGAGGGAGTGGCAGTAACAGTCCAGTCCCCTCTGCCTTCAAAGGGCCATCATCCAGGTCGGGCACACCCTCACTCAGCTCACTAATGATGCCCAACACTGCTGCCCTGGCTCGCTCACTGGGTCTGAGCCACAGTGCAGCCTCTCCTCTGGGCAGTCTAGCCTCCCAGTCTGGAGGCAGTCCTGCAACGCCATTCCAAGGCATCTCTCCCTTTCCTACACTGtccacagcatcacctctaacTGGAGCTCAATCATCCATGCACTCTTCAGTTTCTTCTGCTCCACCAACGCCTTCCATTGCATACTGTGACCCCACTGGGGCCTCCTCTCCTTCCCCCTTTGGCCTTGGACTCACCACATCCCCCTCCATGATCCCAGGCTTGGCCCCAGGGCAGAGCCATGCCTTCCCTGGGTTTGGGGGTTCTGGTCCTCCAGCAGCAGGCAGTCCTGTGCTTTCTTCTTTTATGGGGCTCCCATGTGCCTCTTCCTCAGTGGCCACAGTGGCTCCTCTCCAAGCAGCTGCagtggcagcagcagcaggtgtCCCCTCCACCTCACCTGTGCTTCCTGGCTTTGCCTCTGCATTTAGCTCTAACTTCAACCCCACATTGGTGGGCCAACCAGG TGGTGCTCTTCAGGCCCCAGGAGGGGCTGCCTTCCCTGGATTGTTGTCATTTCCTGCAGGAGTTCCTGGTTTTTCCTCCGCTGCGTCTCCTGCAGCTCTCTCAGGCCTCCATAACCCGGCTGTACAGTCGGCTTTGCTGCAG GCTCATTCTGCATCAGCGTTGGAAAGCTTTCCTCCTCAACCTAATGGTTTTGGCAGCTATCCTGCAGGGACTCCATTCCCCCCTCCAGCTGCAGGAACCCCCTTTCCCCTTCAGCCCGGTCTGCACCCGCAGCTGGGGTGGCAATAA
- the proser1 gene encoding proline and serine-rich protein 1 isoform X2: MDKKSFDIVLDEIRKCVLTDQRIKAIEQVHGYFSSEQVIDILKYFSWAEPQVKAVKAFQHKMVAIPTTKVANILNTFTFSKDKLVVLELIALNISDAHNYVPVEEQFRTHVAEKKRARRILEQVCKVGCKAPVAMVSSCGMIPGNPYPKGKPSQVTGSFPGLPPRKEGEEVSTEGKGIANRIIGPSKPSPSSYNPHRPIPYPIPPCRPHATIAPSAYNNAGLMSVGGVITANVPPPPYTATPKSAAYARPASLQNTASGLCAASTVSPTSSAPPTPVSSQPQPTTPVTPVFPGVVSSQSPVTPSFSVIKSPPLPAGSPQVTPNPTDHSTPSGLPPSGRNTPSVIRSHTPSGTPGIPPPPYGTSRSGTPSGILTPKGAADPSQSLALSSSKGFLPSVEPQSTPNNPKCSNNSVIRSYTTGGAPPGRSTPIQVMGTPSPKPSSGTSQTSTANPALYSDQTLSSAVQHGGGSGSNSPVPSAFKGPSSRSGTPSLSSLMMPNTAALARSLGLSHSAASPLGSLASQSGGSPATPFQGISPFPTLSTASPLTGAQSSMHSSVSSAPPTPSIAYCDPTGASSPSPFGLGLTTSPSMIPGLAPGQSHAFPGFGGSGPPAAGSPVLSSFMGLPCASSSVATVAPLQAAAVAAAAGVPSTSPVLPGFASAFSSNFNPTLVGQPGGALQAPGGAAFPGLLSFPAGVPGFSSAASPAALSGLHNPAVQSALLQAHSASALESFPPQPNGFGSYPAGTPFPPPAAGTPFPLQPGLHPQLGWQ; the protein is encoded by the exons ATGGATAAGAAATCGTTTGACATCGTTTTGGATGAAATAAGAAAG tGTGTTTTGACAGATCAGCGGATTAAAGCAATCGAGCAGGTTCATGGATATTTCTCCAGTGAACAG GTGATCGACATTCTGAAATACTTCTCCTGGGCAGAGCCTCAGGTGAAGGCAGTGAAAGCGTTTCAACAT AAAATGGTGGCCATCCCTACAACCAAGGTTGCAAACATCTTGAACACTTTCACATTCTCGAAAGACAAGCTCGTAGTGCTGGAGCTTATAGCTCT GAATATATCTGATGCCCATAATTACGTACCAGTGGAGGAACAGTTCCGCACTCACGTGGCAGAGAAGAAACGTGCACGACGTATTCTCGAGCAG GTGTGTAAGGTTGGATGTAAAGCCCCGGTAGCAATGGTTTCCTCCTGTGGAATGATCCCTGGGAACCCTTATCCTAAAGGCAAACCCAGCCAGGTCACTGGAAGCTTTCCT GGATTGCCTCCTAGAAAGGAAGGAGAGGAGGTGAGTACAGAAGGAAAAGGGATCGCAAACCGCATCATTGGACCCAGCAAACCA tctCCATCGTCCTACAATCCGCACAGGCCTATACCTTACCCGATTCCTCCCTGCAGGCCGCACGCCACCATTGCACCAA GTGCGTACAACAACGCAGGCCTGATGTCAGTGGGTGGGGTCATTACAGCAAATGTGCCCCCTCCACCCTACACTGCCACTCCAAAGTCAGCAG CTTATGCTCGACCTGCCAGTCTACAGAATACTGCCTCCGGTCTCTGTGCTGCCTCAACTGTCTCACCTACCAGTTCGGCTCCTCCTACCCCCGTCAGCTCACAGCCTCAACCCACCACTCCAGTTACCCCCGTTTTCCCTGGTGTGGTCTCTTCTCAGAGTCCTGTTACCCCATCTTTCTCAGTTATCAAAAGCCCTCCTTTGCCTGCTGGCTCTCCTCAGGTTACACCAAACCCCACTGATCATAGCACTCCCTCTGGCCTACCACCTTCTGGCAGGAACACTCCCTCAGTTATCCGATCTCACACCCCTTCCGGCACACCCGGTATACCCCCGCCACCTTATGGGACGTCCCGCTCGGGAACACCTTCAGGCATTCTCACTCCCAAGGGGGCAGCAGATCCTTCTCAGAGTTTAGCACTTTCCTCCTCCAAGGGCTTTCTGCCTTCTGTTGAGCCCCAGTCAACTCCTAATAATCCAAAATGCTCCAACAATTCGGTCATTCGCAGTTACACAACCGGAGGAGCACCACCTGGACGTTCCACTCCTATACAGGTAATGGGTACACCCAGTCCGAAACCATCCTCTGGCACATCCCAGACTAGCACAGCTAACCCTGCCTTGTATAGCGACCAAACCTTAAGCTCAGCGGTCCAGCACGGTGGAGGGAGTGGCAGTAACAGTCCAGTCCCCTCTGCCTTCAAAGGGCCATCATCCAGGTCGGGCACACCCTCACTCAGCTCACTAATGATGCCCAACACTGCTGCCCTGGCTCGCTCACTGGGTCTGAGCCACAGTGCAGCCTCTCCTCTGGGCAGTCTAGCCTCCCAGTCTGGAGGCAGTCCTGCAACGCCATTCCAAGGCATCTCTCCCTTTCCTACACTGtccacagcatcacctctaacTGGAGCTCAATCATCCATGCACTCTTCAGTTTCTTCTGCTCCACCAACGCCTTCCATTGCATACTGTGACCCCACTGGGGCCTCCTCTCCTTCCCCCTTTGGCCTTGGACTCACCACATCCCCCTCCATGATCCCAGGCTTGGCCCCAGGGCAGAGCCATGCCTTCCCTGGGTTTGGGGGTTCTGGTCCTCCAGCAGCAGGCAGTCCTGTGCTTTCTTCTTTTATGGGGCTCCCATGTGCCTCTTCCTCAGTGGCCACAGTGGCTCCTCTCCAAGCAGCTGCagtggcagcagcagcaggtgtCCCCTCCACCTCACCTGTGCTTCCTGGCTTTGCCTCTGCATTTAGCTCTAACTTCAACCCCACATTGGTGGGCCAACCAGG TGGTGCTCTTCAGGCCCCAGGAGGGGCTGCCTTCCCTGGATTGTTGTCATTTCCTGCAGGAGTTCCTGGTTTTTCCTCCGCTGCGTCTCCTGCAGCTCTCTCAGGCCTCCATAACCCGGCTGTACAGTCGGCTTTGCTGCAG GCTCATTCTGCATCAGCGTTGGAAAGCTTTCCTCCTCAACCTAATGGTTTTGGCAGCTATCCTGCAGGGACTCCATTCCCCCCTCCAGCTGCAGGAACCCCCTTTCCCCTTCAGCCCGGTCTGCACCCGCAGCTGGGGTGGCAATAA